Genomic segment of Kibdelosporangium phytohabitans:
GACCGTGCCGCTGGCCTCCGACGGCGCCAAGCTCGACGGAGTCGTCGTGCCGCTGGAGCGTGCGGCGCTGACCGCGGCCCAGAGCGCGGGCCTGGCCACGGTGACCTTCGGCATCCGCCCGGAGTCGCTGCGCCTGGCCAGTGTCGAGGAGCAGGGCATCGACATGACGGTCGAGCTGGTCGAGGAGCTCGGCGCTGACGCGCTGGTGCACGGTGCCGTGAAGATCGGTGACGGCTCGGAGCGTTTCGTCGTGCGTGTCGACGGCCGCACGCCGCCGCAGCTGGGCCAGAACGTCAAGATCGCGGTCCGCGACGCCAGCGAGGTGCACCTGTTCCACCCGGAGACGGGTGAGCGCCTGATCGGCTGACACCACCACGCCTCGAAGGCCACATCGGTTGCGCCCAGTGCAACCGATGTGGCCTTCGGTGCTTCAGGTGCAACGAATGCGGCCTTTGTGGCGTGGGCTGACTTGGCAGAGATCGCTGTGGGTAATGGGCGTCACCTGAATGGTGGAATCGGAAGGGTGGACATGTTGTAGTCTGAGTGAAGACGACAACGGTTTCCATTTCCATGCAGGAGTACGCATGAGCGCCCGACTCATTGGTTCGATAGCGGCTGTGGCCCTCGTGGTGGCGGGTTGTGGTTCGTCACCGGGTGCCGAGCCGCCGCAGCCAGGCGGCAAGGTCACCGTGGTGGCGTCGACGAACGTGTGGGGCAGCGTGGCGCAGGCGGTCGGCGGCGACCAGGTCGACGTCAAGTCGATCCTCAAGGACCCGGGCGCCGACCCGCACTCGTACGCCGCCAGCGCGACCGACGCGACCGAGTTGAAGAACGCCAAGGTCGTGGTCTACAACGGCGGCGGCTACGACGACTTCTTCACCGGGATGGTGAACGAGTCCGGCAAGGACGCGCGCAAGGTCGTCGCCTTCGACGTGTCCGGCAAGCCGCAGGGCGGCAACGAGCACGTCTGGTACGACCTGCCGACGGTCAGGAAGGTCGCCGACAAGGTCGCCGAGGAGCTCGGCGCCGTCGCACCGGACCGCAAGGACGCGTTCGTGAAGAACGCGCAGGCGTTCGGCGGCAAGCTCGACGAGCTGACCGCCAAGGCCGCGCAGATCGGCAAGACCAAGCCCGGTCTCCAGGTGGTCGTCACCGAGCCGGTGCCGGAGTACCTGCTCGAAGCGGCCGGGGTGAGGAACGCGACGCCGGAGGAGTTCACGAAGGCCGTCGAGGAGGAGACCGACCCGCCTGCCACGGCCATCGCGCAGACCACCGACTTGGTCAAGAACAAGCAGGTCGCCGCCCTGGTCAATAATGAGCAGACCGAGACGCCGGTGACCAAGCAGCTGGGAGACGCCGCGAAGTCGGCGGGGCTCCCGATCGTGCAGGTCACCGAGACCTTGCCCGAGGGTGTCGGCGGCTACGTCGACTGGATGACGAAGCAGGTGGATGCGCTATCCAGCGCGCTGACGAAGTAACCGGGACGCCGGCGCCACCGCGCGTCGCCCTGCGGGGCGCGCAGCTCTCCTACGGCAAGCGCGCGCTCTGGTCCGGCCTGGACATCGAGCTCGAACAGGGCGAGTTCGTCGCGGTGCTCGGCCCGAACGGCTCGGGCAAGACGAGCCTGCTGCGCGTGCTGCTCGGCCTGCAGAAGCTCACCGGCGGCACGATCGAGATGCCGGACGGCATGGGCATCGGCTACATCCCGCAGCAGCGGGCGCTCGACCCGACGATCACGCTGCGCGGCCGTGACCTGGTGTCACTCGGCTACGACGGCCACCGCTGGGGGATCGGGCTCAAGGGCAGGCGCGACCGCAAGCGCCGCGTGGACGAGGCGATCAGCGCGGTGGGCGCGGAGAAGTTCGCCAACCGGCCGGTCGGCCTGCTCAGCGGCGGGGAGCAGCAGCGGTTGCGCGTGGCCCAGGCGCTGGTGTGCGACCCGGACGTCCTGCTCTGCGACGAACCACTGCTGTCGCTCGACCTCGCCCACCAGCAGGCAGTCAGCCGGCTGATCGACAAACGCCGCCGGGACGCAGGCACCTCGGTGCTGTTCGTGACGCACGAGATCAACCCGATCCTGCCGCTGGTGGACCGGGTGCTCTACCTGGTGGACGGCCGGTTCAGGATCGGCACGCCGGACGAGGTGATGACCTCGGAAGCGCTCACCGAGCTCTACCGCGCGCGGATCGACGTGGTGCGGGTGCGTGGCCAGATCATCGTGGTCGGCGCGCAGGGCGCGATCGAGTCCGACCAGCCCCACCACCTGCAGGTGGACTGATGGACAAGTTCTTCGACTTCGACAAGACCATCGAAGTGCTCCAGTACGACTTCGTCCGGAACGCACTGATAGCAGCGGCGATCCTCGGCCTGCTCGCAGGCGTGCTCGGACCGCTGATAGTCAGCCGCAACATGGCGTTCTCGGTGCACGGCACAAGCGAGCTCGCGGTGACGGGCGGCGCGGCGGCGTTGCTGCTGGGCGTCGGAGTCGCCTACGGCGCACTGGCCGGATCGATCATCGCCGCACTGGTGCTGGGCCTGCTGGCCCGCCGAGGCTCGGAACACGACTCGGTGATCGGCGTCGTGCTCGCGTTCGGACTGGGCCTCGGTGTGCTGTTCCTGTGGATGTACCCAGGACGCGCGTCGAACAAGTTCGGCCTGCTGGTCGGCCAGATCGTGAGCACGGACTTCACCTCGATCGTGCTGCTGTCGGTGTGCGCGGTGATCGTGCTGGGAGTCCTGGCGTTCATCTACCGACCGCTGATGTTCGCCTCGGTGGACCCCGACGTGGCCAAGGCACGCGGAGTCCCGACAGGTGTGCTGTCCCCGATCTTCGCAGTCCTGGTCGGTGTCGCAACGGCGCTGGGAGTGCAGACGGTCGGCGCGTTGCTGGTGCTGGCGTTGATGGTCACGCCAGCCGCGGCGGCCTGCAGAATCACCGCGAGCCCGGTACGAGCGACGATTCTCTCCGTGGTGTTCGCGGAGGTGGCGGTGCTCGGCGGCATCATCCTGTCGCTGGCGCCAGGCGTCCCGGTGAGCGCGTTCGTCACGGCGATCTCATTCCTGATCTACCTGGGCGCCAGGGTGTTCTCGAAGGCCCGCGCGACAGCGTGATCCGGACAGCACACCTAGTGCAGAAGCAGAACCTGAAGCTCGCCCACGGCGAACCCGATGATCGCACCCACCGCGATGAGCTTCCACTCGTCACGGCGGAAGGCGGGCCGGAGCAACTCCTCGTACTCGACCCGGGTCAGGTCCCGCATCTTGCCCGCGATCGTGTTGCCGACGTCAAAAGTCTCAGCCAGGTACGCCTCAGCGTGCCGAACAGTGTCCGGCAACCGCTCGACAGCCAGCAAAGCGGCATCCTGCTTCATGGCTTCCAGGCGGTGTGACCCGATGGCCGTGGCGACAAGGGGCCTGGCCAGCCGGACCTGGTTGTCGACGGTCTCCCGAACGACGCGATCGACCAGCGCCCGCAACCGGTCCGCCCTGGGTCCATTGAGGACGGAATCGAGGATGTTGGGCACGGTGACGACTTCACGGGCGACCAGCGCGCCGTACTGCTCGGCGACCTCGTCCCGGCGGCGCTGGAAGACACCTTGGAAGCCGAACCGGCGTTCCCGGGGGAAGAAGACGAGCTTGATGGCGAGCCAGTCGGTGAACCACCCGATGCACATCCCGAACAGCGGCAGCACGAGCGGCTGCTTCGTCAGCGCCCACACCAGGGTCTGCACCACACCCAGCGCGAAGCCGAAGTAGATCCCGCTGCGGGCGATGAACGCCATCTCCGGCCGGGACACGTCCTTGATCAGCCGGACCATCAGCGCGGGATCGCGGCGCAGCACGTCGACCGCGAGCTCCTTGATGTCCAGCACCTGGTCGACGGTGTCGTGCAGCGTCTCGACGATCTTGCGGACCGCGTCCGGCGCACCGGCCTGCACTTGTTTGACGATCACGTCCTGGGCCAGCACCGGCAGCGTCTCCCACAGCCCCGGGTGGTGTCTGGCCATCACTGACCGGGTGATCGCGTCCACTTCGACCAGGAGCGCGGTCTCCAGCTCGTGCGCCAGCCGGTCCGGGTCGACCCGGGCGAACACCTCACGGGCGTCGACGAGCCGCGTGGTCAGCATCTCGGCGGCGATGCGGATCATCCGTTCCGCGTTGCGCGGCACGACCCCTTGCCAGCCAAGGAAGGTGTGCGGGATCCCGACGAACCGCAGCGGCCGGAACATCATCTCGATGGCGATCCGTTTGGTGACGTAGCCAAGCGCCGCCGCCACGAACGGCATCGCCACGTACACCACCCAGTCGGCCATGGCGATCACCGTAGCGACTGGTCACGACGGCAGCCTTTCCGGCGGCACGGTCGGGGGTGTGTACGGCACCTCGCCCGCGCCTGCCGCCGGGCCGCCCAGTGGGCCGCCCGGACGTTTGCTGTCCATCTCCATCAGCCTGGCTTCGGCCTGTTGCAGGGCACGCTTGCGCTTGGCGACGAGCGCGAAGCCTTCGGTGTGGGCGAGCAGCGCTCGTGTGAACGGCACGAGCAGGAACACGCACGCCAGTGTCGGGCCGAGCACGAACCTCTCGCTGGTGGTGTCGAGTGAGCCGCCGACCACGAAGACCGCGGCCACGCCCAGCCCGGCCGACGCGATCGCCAGCGTCCTCGCTCCGGGGAACTTCCGGCGGGCCCGTGCGGTCGGCTGGTCCAGGTGCGCGGCGAGCTGGGCGCGGACCAGCCACAGCCGCCGGAGTGTGTGGTCCGGTGGGACGCCCTCGTCGGGGATGTCGATCTCCGGTTCGCCGGTCACGTCCGGCACCTCGGGCAGCGGGTCGGGGAACTCCAGCCAGGCTCCGCGCGGCAGCCACCGCGCGTTGGCGCTCGGCCGGAACCGGCGTGTGCCCGGCCGGTCGGCGACGTCGAGCCAACGCACGGATTCGGCCTCGTGCCACCTGCGGCCGAGCAGCGCCAGACCGGTGGCCACCGCCTCGACGAGCACGAACGCGGTCCAGCTGCCGCCGTCGGCGTAACCGTTCTCGACGTCGAACCCCAGCCCGGCCAGCCCGAACGCGGCGACCATCGCCGCGACCACCTTCAGCCAGAACCCCAGTGCGTGCACACTGGGGTTATCGCCGCGGGCCGTGATCCGTTGACAGCGCCCGGCACGGGTGAGACATTGAAACAAACATGGCCGCTTTGTCTCAGGAGGCCTCGTGCTGGTTTCACGGCTGCTGGATCTCGGCGACCTGGCGACGCTGGGCAGGCTCAAGCACGGCATCGCGGCGACCTGGGCCAAGTCGCTCAACGCGGACAAGCTCCCGGGCGAGCAGTACACCGGCCCGCCGGGCGACCCCGGGCTGTTCGGCCCGGACTCGGTGATGTGGTACGTCCACGACGACCCGTCCGGCGTGGTCGGCGGCGTGATGGGCCTGATCCTCGGCTCGCTGCACGAACCGACCATGCACGGCACCAACAGGCACTCGGTGTACAAGGACGACCCGCTCGGCAGGCTCGGGCGCACGGTCTCGTTCGTCAACACCATGTGCTGGGCCAGCACCCCGGTGGCCGAGAAGATGGCGCAAACCGTGCGCCGGATGCACGAACACGTCCACGGCACGATGCCCGACGGCAGGCCGTACGACGCGTCCGCGTCCCCGCACCTGATCTGGACCGGCGTGACCCAGGCGTACGGGATCATCCAGGCGCACCTGCGCTACCACCCGGACCCGGTGTCCGAGGCCGACATCGACCGGTACTTCGCGGAGTACGCCGTGATCACCGAGATGCTCGGCGCGACGGGCGTACCCAAGACCGCGGCCGAGGTCGAGGCGTACTTCACCGGGATGCGCCCGCAGTTGACGTTCTCCGAGGAGACGGCCGAAGTCGTCGACTTCTTCACCGGCCCGATCGGCAACACCCCCGTGGCCCGCGCGGGCAGCAGGCTGCTCAACAAGGCCGCGTTCGACCTGCTGCCGCCGTGGGCCAAACGCCTCTACCGGTTGCCGGACGACCCGATCGACCAAGGGGTCACGCGCCGCTCGATCAAGGTGCTGCTGCAGATGCTGCGCGACAGCGTCGGCGAATCGCACATCAAGACCGAAGCACTCGCCCGTGTCCGGGCACACCCGCGGGTACTGTCACAGACCGGGTAGGACGCGCGAGCCCAGGGGAGGCCATCCTGATTCCACAGTGGGTGGTCTACGTGTCGATGCCGTTCATCGCGGCGGTGATCGGCTACGTCACCAAGCGCGTCGCGATCGAGATGATGTACCGGCCACTGGAGTTCACCGGCGTCAAGGGCACGTTCATCGGCTGGCAGGGCGTGATCCCGCGCAACGCCCACCGGATGGCCGGTGTCGCGATGGAACTGCTGACCACCAACCTGATCCGGCCGAAGGAGATCTTCGCGCGGCTCGACCCCGAACGCGTCGCCGAGGAGCTGCGCGAGCCGCTGCTGCGCGCGGTCGAGGACGTCACCCGCGAGTTGATGGCCGAGTACCAGCCGCAGCTGTGGGAGATGCTGCCGTCGGGCGCGCAGGAACGGCTGATCCGGCAGGTTCAGGCGGACGCGCCGCGCGTGGTCGAGAACCTGATGCGCCAGATCGCGGGCAACATCGAGGAAGTGCTCGACGTCCGCGACATGGCCGTGCGGAACCTGGTGCGCGACAAGGCTTTGCTCAACCGGTTGATCAGGGACACCGCGCAGCCGGAGATGCGGTTCATCGCGCACTCGGGCATCTACTTCGGATTCGTGCTCGGTCTCGTGCAGCTGGGCGCGTGGGCGTTGACGCACAGCCCGTGGATCATGCCGATCTTCGGCGGGCTGACCGGGTGGCTGACCGACTGGCTCGCCCTGAAGATGATCTTCTTCCCGCGTGAACCGAAGAGGTTCCTGTTCCTCACCTGGCAGGGGATGTTCCAGCGCCGCCGGATGGAGGTCGCCCGCGACTACGGCGACATGATCGCCCGCGAGGTGCTGACCGTGCAGAACGTCCTCGAAGCCGTGCTGACCGGTCCGAAGTCCGACAAGCTGTTCCTGCTGGTGCAGCGCGAGGTCCAGCGGGCGATCGACACGCAGGTCAGCCTCGTCAAGCCGCTCGTCGTGCTGACGGTGGGCTCACGCCGGTACCAGGAGATGAAGAAGCGGGCCGCCGCGCGTGCCATCGAACTGCTGCCGACGACGGTGAAGCACGTCGAGGACTACGCCAGCAACGCGCTGGACGTCCGCAACACGATCATCACGCAGATGCAGCAGCTCACCCCGATCCAGTACGAAGGCCTGCTGCGGCCCGCTTTCCGGCAGGACGAGTGGAAGCTCATCGCGGTCGGCGCGGTGATCGGGTTCCTCGTCGGCGAGTTGCAGGTCCTGTTGCTGCTGCACTGAAACGCCGTGGCGGAAAGGCGCCAGCACTCCTTGCCTGCGCAAGCTTCTATTGAGGACATGAACACAGCAGCAGGCAAGGTCGCACTGATCACCGGTGGCAGCAGGGGAATCGGCGCGGCGACCGCGGTGCGGCTCGCCAAGGACGGTGCCGATGTCGCGTTCACCTACAACCAGAGCGCGGACCGGGCCGCCGAGGTGGTCGAACAGATCAAGGCAGTGGGCCGTCGCGCACTGGCGATCCAGGCCGACAGCGCCTCGGCGCAAGCCGTGCAGGACGCGGTGTCCGAGACGGTCGCGGAGTTCGGACGGCTCGACATCCTCGTCAACAACGCGGGCGCGGCGGTGTTCGCGCCCATCACGGAGTTGTCCATCGCGGACTTCGACCACATCGTGAACATCAACGTGAAGGCGGTGTTCGTGGCATCGCGGGCAGCGGCGGCACACCTCACGAGCGGCGGCCGGATCATCACCATCGGCAGCTGCGCGGCCACCCGCGTGGCCGGGCCCGCGTACTCGCTCTACTCGCTCAGCAAGACCGCGTTGATCGGCCTGACCAAGGGCCTGGCCAGGGACCTCGGTGCACAGGGGATCACGGCGAACCTGATCCACCCCGGACCGATCGACACGGAGATGAACCCGGCCGACGGCCCGACGGCCGACGACAACCGGGCCGTCGTCGCACTCGGCAAGTACGGCGAGGCATGGGACGTCGCCGCAGCGGTTTCCTACCTGGCAGGGGAATCCGGCCGGTACGTCAGCGGCGCGGAGCTCGCCGTCGACGGCGGATACGTCGTGTGACACCTCGTGAGTGTTTAGTCCGGTTAGAACCGGACTAAACACTCACGAGGTTAGAACTGGTTGTAGAGGAATGGGCTGAACGTCCCCGACGCGACCAGGACGGCGGCGTAGGCGAGGCCGACGGTCATCACGCCGACGCGCACGACGGTGGCGGACCTGCTGCGGGAAGACTCGATCAGCGGACCCGTCACCGGCTGCGCGGGCATGAACAGGATCGCCAGCGCGGCGATCATGACCAGCAGGCGCTGGTTGGTCAGCGCGCTGTCGGCGATGTCGGTCAGGCCGTCGAAGTCCGGCAGGAACATGTGGCCGACCATGGCCGACGCGCTGGTCATGTCGTCCGCGCGGAAGTACACCCAGCCGATCACCACGAGCAGCATCGTCAGCGTGCGCCGGGCGATCCGAGGACCGCGCCGGGTCGGCGCGGCCTCGAGGTTGAAACCGCGCTCGATGATCAGCAGCGCGCCGTGGAACAGGCCCCAGACGAGGAACGTCCAGTTCGCGCCGTGCCAGAACCCGGTCAGCACGAACACGATGCACAGGTTGCGGTACGTCTTCGCGGCGCCGTGCCGGTTGCCGCCCAGCGGGATGTAGACGTAGTCGCGGAACCACCGCGACAACGACATGTGCCACCGCCGCCAGAACTCGGTGATCGTCACCGACGAGTACGGCCGCGCGAAGTTCTCCGGCAGCCGGAAGCCCAGCATCCGGCCGAGACCGATGGCCATGTCGGAGTAGCCGGAGAAGTCGAAGTACAGCTGCAGCGTGTACGCGATCGCGCCGAGCCAGGCGATCGAGAACGTCATCTGGTCGTCCGGCGTGGCGAAACAGGCGCTCACGAACGGCGACAGCGAGTCCGCGATGATGACCTTCTTGCACATGCCCAGCGCGAAACGCGGGAAACCGGACGCGATGTCGTCGAGCCGGTGGCTGCGCTGCTGCGGCAGCTGGTCGGCGATCTCCCTGTACCGCACGATCGGGCCCGCGACCAGCTGCGGGAACATCGCGATGTACGCCACGAACGCCACCGGGTTGCGTGCGGCGTGCCGCTCGCCGCGGTAGATGTCCACCGCGTACGAGATGTGGTGGAACGTGTAGAACGAGATGCCGATCGGCAACGCCAGGTGCGTGACCGGGAAGTCGCCGCCGAAGATCCGCGCCAGCGCGGCCAGCTGCTCGGTGGCGAACCCCGCGTACTTCCAGATCGCCAGGATGGCCAGGTCGAACGCGATGACCGCGAACAGGATCGTGCGGCGCCGCTTGCGGTTGCGGTCCCATTGGTCCGGTTCGAGCAACGGCCCGGTCACGAAGTTGACCACCATCGTGGTCAGCAGCAGCCAGGTGTCCGCGCCCGCGGCGGTCGCGTAGAAGAACACGCTGGCGACCGCGATGATGCCGTTCCGCCAGCTGCGCGGCGCCACCAGGATGGCGACCAGCACCACTGGCATGAAGTACCAGAGGAACAGCGGCGTGGCGAAGGACATCGACAACCTCAGTGGAAGGACAGGGCCCAGCAGACCATATCCCGACAGTGTTTGATTGTCCTCGCTTCGCTCGGGGAGGGGCTTGGTCGCCGCAAGCCGGTCGTTGCCGCCCCGCCCCACGCGACCGACATCTTCGTCGTGGCCTGGTGATCAGCCGGGTTGGGGCGATGTCGGGCGTGTTGCGTGGCGGCAACGACCAGCGCGACCAAGCGGTGTTTCTAGATCCGCCCCGCGACCCTGCGCCTGCGGGCCACTTCGGCGAGGACGACGCTGGTGGCGACTGAGGCGTTCAGCGACTCGACACCCGCCGCCATCGGGATCGACACCGTCTCGTCACAGCGCTCGCGGACGAGCCTGCTCAGGCCGCGTCCCTCGGAGCCGACGACGACCACGAGCGGGCCGTTGGCCAGTTCGAGCTCGTCGATCGTGATCGAGCCGTCCGCGTCCAGGCCGACGACCATCAGGCCGGTGTCGGCCCAGTCCTTCAGCGTCCGCGTGAGGTTCGTCGCAACGGCCACCGGCAGCTTGGCCGCCGTGCCCGCGCTGGTGCGCCACGCGACAGCGGTGATGCTGGCGCTGCGGCGTTGCGGCACGACCACGCCGTGCGCGCCGAACGCCGCCGCGGAGCGGATCACGGCGCCCAGGTTGCGCGGGTCCGTGACGCCGTCCAACGCCACCAGCAGCGCGTCCTCGCCGGAGTTCTTCGCCACTTCGAGCAGGTCGTCCGGGTGGGCGTACTCGAAGGGCGGGATCTGCAGCGAGATGCCCTGGTGCACGGCGTTGTTCGTGAGCTTGTCCAGCTCCGGCCGGGAAACCTCCAGTACCGAGATGCCCCGGTCGGCGGCCATCCGGACGGCCTCGGTGACGCGGTCGTCCGCGTCCACGCCCAGCGCCACGTACAACGCGGTCGCCGGGACCTCGGCACGCAGGCACTCGACGACCGGGTTGCGCCCGGCCACCAGTTCCGACGTCGGGCCGCTGTCGCGGCGGTTGTCCTGGCGCTTCTGCTGCGACGGCGCACCGGGCTTGCGGTACGCCTTGTGGTTCGGGCGCTCGTGCGCCTTGGGCGTCGGGCCTTTGCCTTCCAGGCCCTTGCGCCGCTGGCCACCTGAGCCGACAACCGCGCCCTTCTTGGTACCAGCCTTGCGCATCGCGCCTTTACGCCTTGAGTTGCCGGCCACGCTAACTGTCCTTCAATGTCCAAAGTGGACCGTCGGGGGTGTCCTCGACGGTGATGCCGGCGGCGAGCAGGCGGTCGCGCACCGCGTCGGCGGCCGCGAAATCGCGTTCCTTGCGGGCCCGCTGCCGCTCCTCCAGCAGGGCGCCGACGAGCGACGCCAGTGCGTTGCGGTGCGCGGCGTCCGTTGTGGACTCCTCCGACCACCTGTCCGACAACGGGTCGAGACCGAGAACGGCCATCATCCCGCGCACGGCCGAAGCCGCCGCGCGGGCCTCGCTGTCCTGGTTGGACGACAGGGCGGTGTTGCCTTCCCTGACCGCGTTGTGCACGGCCGCGATCGCCGCGGGCGTACCGAGGTCGTCGTCCATCGCCGCGGCGAACTCGGCGGTCACCGCGCCCGGCTCGACAGCGCCGAGCCTGCCCGTCACGTTGCGCACGAACGTCTCGATCCGCCCGTACGCCACGACCGCCTCGTGCAGCGCCGCCTCGGAGTAGTCGATCATCGACCGGTAGTGCGGCGTCACCAGGTAGTACCGCAGTTCCGGCGCGCGCACCTGCTGCAGCATCGCCGGAATGGACACGACGTTGCCGAGCGACTTCGACATCTTCTCGCTCGCCATGGTCACCCAGGCGTTGTGCAGCCAGTACCGGGCGAACCCGTCCCCGGCCGCGTGCGACTGGGCCTGCTCGTTCTCGTGGTGCGGGAAGATCAGGTCGATCCCGCCGCCGTGGATGTCGAACTCGCTGCCCAGGTACGCCGTGGCCATCGCCGAGCACTCCAGGTGCCAGCCGGGACGGCCGGGTCCCCACGGCGTCGGCCACGAGGGCTCACCTGGCTTGGCGGACTTCCACAACGTGAAGTCGCGGCTGTCGCGTTTGCCCGTGGCCGCGCTCTCGCCCTGCTGGACCTCTTCCAGCTTCTGCCCGGACAACGCGCCGTACTGCGGGAACGTGCTGACCGCGAAGTACACGTCACCGGCGGCGGCGTACGCGTGCCCCATGTCGATCAGCCGTTGCATCAGCTCGACCATCTGGGTCACGTGTCCGGTCGCACGCGGCATGTACGACGGCGGCAGGCAGCCGAGCGCCTCGTACGCGTCCTCGAACGCGCGCTCGTGGATCTGCGCCCACTCCCACCACGGCCTGCCCGCGTCCGCGGCCTTGGCCAGGATCTTGTCGTCGATGTCCGTGACATTGCGAACGAGCGTGACGTCGAGGCCGCCGTGCGCGAGCCACCGGCGCAGAACGTCGTAGTTCAGCGCCCCGCGGACGTGGCCTATATGTGGAATGCCCTGCACCGTGGCCCCACACACGTAGATGGACGCCGTTGCGTTCCGCGCGGGGTGGAACTCCCGCGTGCTCCGGGTCGCCGTGTCATACAGGTGAAGGCTCACGCACAGATGGTACGGGAGCGCCCGATCGGGTTTACCAGCCG
This window contains:
- a CDS encoding SDR family NAD(P)-dependent oxidoreductase; amino-acid sequence: MNTAAGKVALITGGSRGIGAATAVRLAKDGADVAFTYNQSADRAAEVVEQIKAVGRRALAIQADSASAQAVQDAVSETVAEFGRLDILVNNAGAAVFAPITELSIADFDHIVNINVKAVFVASRAAAAHLTSGGRIITIGSCAATRVAGPAYSLYSLSKTALIGLTKGLARDLGAQGITANLIHPGPIDTEMNPADGPTADDNRAVVALGKYGEAWDVAAAVSYLAGESGRYVSGAELAVDGGYVV
- the rlmB gene encoding 23S rRNA (guanosine(2251)-2'-O)-methyltransferase RlmB; its protein translation is MAGNSRRKGAMRKAGTKKGAVVGSGGQRRKGLEGKGPTPKAHERPNHKAYRKPGAPSQQKRQDNRRDSGPTSELVAGRNPVVECLRAEVPATALYVALGVDADDRVTEAVRMAADRGISVLEVSRPELDKLTNNAVHQGISLQIPPFEYAHPDDLLEVAKNSGEDALLVALDGVTDPRNLGAVIRSAAAFGAHGVVVPQRRSASITAVAWRTSAGTAAKLPVAVATNLTRTLKDWADTGLMVVGLDADGSITIDELELANGPLVVVVGSEGRGLSRLVRERCDETVSIPMAAGVESLNASVATSVVLAEVARRRRVAGRI
- a CDS encoding DUF445 domain-containing protein — its product is MPFIAAVIGYVTKRVAIEMMYRPLEFTGVKGTFIGWQGVIPRNAHRMAGVAMELLTTNLIRPKEIFARLDPERVAEELREPLLRAVEDVTRELMAEYQPQLWEMLPSGAQERLIRQVQADAPRVVENLMRQIAGNIEEVLDVRDMAVRNLVRDKALLNRLIRDTAQPEMRFIAHSGIYFGFVLGLVQLGAWALTHSPWIMPIFGGLTGWLTDWLALKMIFFPREPKRFLFLTWQGMFQRRRMEVARDYGDMIAREVLTVQNVLEAVLTGPKSDKLFLLVQREVQRAIDTQVSLVKPLVVLTVGSRRYQEMKKRAAARAIELLPTTVKHVEDYASNALDVRNTIITQMQQLTPIQYEGLLRPAFRQDEWKLIAVGAVIGFLVGELQVLLLLH
- a CDS encoding MBOAT family O-acyltransferase; translated protein: MSFATPLFLWYFMPVVLVAILVAPRSWRNGIIAVASVFFYATAAGADTWLLLTTMVVNFVTGPLLEPDQWDRNRKRRRTILFAVIAFDLAILAIWKYAGFATEQLAALARIFGGDFPVTHLALPIGISFYTFHHISYAVDIYRGERHAARNPVAFVAYIAMFPQLVAGPIVRYREIADQLPQQRSHRLDDIASGFPRFALGMCKKVIIADSLSPFVSACFATPDDQMTFSIAWLGAIAYTLQLYFDFSGYSDMAIGLGRMLGFRLPENFARPYSSVTITEFWRRWHMSLSRWFRDYVYIPLGGNRHGAAKTYRNLCIVFVLTGFWHGANWTFLVWGLFHGALLIIERGFNLEAAPTRRGPRIARRTLTMLLVVIGWVYFRADDMTSASAMVGHMFLPDFDGLTDIADSALTNQRLLVMIAALAILFMPAQPVTGPLIESSRSRSATVVRVGVMTVGLAYAAVLVASGTFSPFLYNQF
- a CDS encoding metal ABC transporter ATP-binding protein is translated as MQRADEVTGTPAPPRVALRGAQLSYGKRALWSGLDIELEQGEFVAVLGPNGSGKTSLLRVLLGLQKLTGGTIEMPDGMGIGYIPQQRALDPTITLRGRDLVSLGYDGHRWGIGLKGRRDRKRRVDEAISAVGAEKFANRPVGLLSGGEQQRLRVAQALVCDPDVLLCDEPLLSLDLAHQQAVSRLIDKRRRDAGTSVLFVTHEINPILPLVDRVLYLVDGRFRIGTPDEVMTSEALTELYRARIDVVRVRGQIIVVGAQGAIESDQPHHLQVD
- a CDS encoding DUF445 domain-containing protein, yielding MADWVVYVAMPFVAAALGYVTKRIAIEMMFRPLRFVGIPHTFLGWQGVVPRNAERMIRIAAEMLTTRLVDAREVFARVDPDRLAHELETALLVEVDAITRSVMARHHPGLWETLPVLAQDVIVKQVQAGAPDAVRKIVETLHDTVDQVLDIKELAVDVLRRDPALMVRLIKDVSRPEMAFIARSGIYFGFALGVVQTLVWALTKQPLVLPLFGMCIGWFTDWLAIKLVFFPRERRFGFQGVFQRRRDEVAEQYGALVAREVVTVPNILDSVLNGPRADRLRALVDRVVRETVDNQVRLARPLVATAIGSHRLEAMKQDAALLAVERLPDTVRHAEAYLAETFDVGNTIAGKMRDLTRVEYEELLRPAFRRDEWKLIAVGAIIGFAVGELQVLLLH
- a CDS encoding metal ABC transporter permease, translating into MDKFFDFDKTIEVLQYDFVRNALIAAAILGLLAGVLGPLIVSRNMAFSVHGTSELAVTGGAAALLLGVGVAYGALAGSIIAALVLGLLARRGSEHDSVIGVVLAFGLGLGVLFLWMYPGRASNKFGLLVGQIVSTDFTSIVLLSVCAVIVLGVLAFIYRPLMFASVDPDVAKARGVPTGVLSPIFAVLVGVATALGVQTVGALLVLALMVTPAAAACRITASPVRATILSVVFAEVAVLGGIILSLAPGVPVSAFVTAISFLIYLGARVFSKARATA
- a CDS encoding metal ABC transporter solute-binding protein, Zn/Mn family — its product is MSARLIGSIAAVALVVAGCGSSPGAEPPQPGGKVTVVASTNVWGSVAQAVGGDQVDVKSILKDPGADPHSYAASATDATELKNAKVVVYNGGGYDDFFTGMVNESGKDARKVVAFDVSGKPQGGNEHVWYDLPTVRKVADKVAEELGAVAPDRKDAFVKNAQAFGGKLDELTAKAAQIGKTKPGLQVVVTEPVPEYLLEAAGVRNATPEEFTKAVEEETDPPATAIAQTTDLVKNKQVAALVNNEQTETPVTKQLGDAAKSAGLPIVQVTETLPEGVGGYVDWMTKQVDALSSALTK
- a CDS encoding oxygenase MpaB family protein, encoding MLVSRLLDLGDLATLGRLKHGIAATWAKSLNADKLPGEQYTGPPGDPGLFGPDSVMWYVHDDPSGVVGGVMGLILGSLHEPTMHGTNRHSVYKDDPLGRLGRTVSFVNTMCWASTPVAEKMAQTVRRMHEHVHGTMPDGRPYDASASPHLIWTGVTQAYGIIQAHLRYHPDPVSEADIDRYFAEYAVITEMLGATGVPKTAAEVEAYFTGMRPQLTFSEETAEVVDFFTGPIGNTPVARAGSRLLNKAAFDLLPPWAKRLYRLPDDPIDQGVTRRSIKVLLQMLRDSVGESHIKTEALARVRAHPRVLSQTG